One genomic region from Rosa rugosa chromosome 1, drRosRugo1.1, whole genome shotgun sequence encodes:
- the LOC133744671 gene encoding transcription factor MYB41-like encodes MGRAPCCDKNGLKKGPWTSEEDVILVNYIQEHGPGNWRNLPKNAGLQRCGKSCRLRWTNYLRPDIKRGRFSFEEEETIIQLHSILGNKWSAIAARLPGRTDNEIKNYWNTHIRKRLLRMGIDPVTHAPRLDLLDLSSILGSYVSNINPAAALLNLSNLLGTQQALNVNPELLRLVTTLSSLKQGNPQMFSQNQNQVCNISQDLQNQFVPSLQSNPQFQNLFQDDFSPDMASLKQLMQMINTESNLPNMSNFSSPASYSQENIVPNSNFGPETAVSNLPSYVPSSTSNPTVPELAGNSFFQLPLNNSNVNHDFGFDSVLSTPHSSPTTLNSSGTYNNINSSSTEDERDLESYCSNLLKFEIPDSTLDINDYM; translated from the exons ATGGGAAGAGCTCCTTGCTGTGACAAGAATGGACTCAAGAAAGGTCCATGGACTTCTGAAGAAGATGTTATTCTCGTCAACTATATTCAGGAACATGGTCCAGGCAATTGGCGTAACCTCCCAAAGAACGCAG GACTCCAAAGATGTGGCAAGAGTTGCCGGCTTAGATGGACTAACTACCTGAGGCCTGATATAAAGAGAGGAAGATTTTCCTTCGAAGAAGAAGAGACTATAATCCAACTTCATAGCATCCTCGGCAACAA GTGGTCAGCTATTGCAGCTCGCCTGCCAGGAAGAACTGACAACGAAATCAAGAACTACTGGAACACACACATCCGAAAAAGGCTTCTCCGAATGGGAATCGATCCAGTCACTCACGCTCCACGCCTCGATCTTCTTGACCtatcctccatcctcggttccTATGTCTCCAATATCAACCCAGCTGCAGCACTTCTCAACTTGTCAAACTTGTTAGGCACACAACAAGCCCTTAATGTCAATCCAGAACTGTTGCGGCTTGTAACCACTCTCTCGTCACTGAAACAAGGAAACCCCCAAATGTTttcacaaaaccaaaaccaggTTTGCAATATTTCCCAGGATTTACAAAACCAGTTTGTCCCATCGTTACAGTCCAATCCTCAGTTCCAAAATCTCTTCCAAGATGACTTTTCTCCAGACATGGCAAGCCTAAAACAGCTCATGCAAATGATCAATACTGAATCCAACTTACCCAACATGTCCAACTTCAGCAGCCCAGCTTCTTATTCCCAGGAAAATATAGTCCCTAATTCCAATTTCGGTCCCGAAACAGCTGTTTCCAATTTGCCAAGCTATGTACCTAGCAGTACTTCTAATCCTACTGTTCCTGAGTTGGCAGGAAATTCATTTTTCCAATTGCCTTTAAACAACAGCAATGTTAACCATGATTTCGGGTTTGATTCTGTTCTGTCGACGCCTCATTCGAGCCCGACTACCTTGAATTCTTCGGGCACATACAACAACATAAACAGCAGCAGCACAGAGGATGAGAGAGATCTGGAAAGCTATTGCAGCAACCTGTTGAAGTTTGAGATCCCGGACAGTACCTTGGATATCAATGATTACATGTAA